One window of the Manihot esculenta cultivar AM560-2 chromosome 14, M.esculenta_v8, whole genome shotgun sequence genome contains the following:
- the LOC110607806 gene encoding probable xyloglucan endotransglucosylase/hydrolase protein 23 produces the protein MASLNMVLSLFISVLVSSLMVSSASNFYNDFDITWGDGRAKILNNGQLLTLSLDQASGSGFQSRNEYLFAKIDMQLKLVPGNSAGTVTAYYLKSNGSTWDEIDFEFLGNLSGDPYILHTNVFSQGKGNREQQFYLWFDPTADFHTYTILWNPQRIIFSVDGTPIREFKNLESMGVPYPKNQPMRIYSSLWNADDWATRGGLVKTDWSKAPFTASYRNFNANACAWSNGVSSCGTSNSMTNSWLSEELDSTSQERLQWVRKNYMIYNYCTDANRFPQGFPPECNLS, from the exons ATGGCTTCTTTAAACATGGTGCTTTCGCTATTTATCTCTGTTCTTGTCTCCTCTTTGATGGTTTCTTCTGCCAGCAACTTTTATAATGATTTTGATATTACATGGGGAGACGGCCGAGCTAAGATTCTCAACAATGGACAACTTCTCACTCTCTCCCTTGATCAAGCTTCTGGCTCTGGATTTCAGTCCAGGAATGAATATCTCTTTGCAAAGATTGATATGCAGCTCAAGCTTGTCCCTGGCAACTCTGCTGGCACTGTCACCGCCTATTAT TTAAAATCAAATGGGTCCACTTGGGATGAgattgattttgagttcttgggaAATTTGAGCGGGGATCCTTACATCCTCCACACTAATGTGTTTAGCCAAGGCAAAGGTAACAGAGAGCAGCAATTCTATCTGTGGTTTGACCCAACTGCTGATTTCCACACGTATACCATTCTATGGAATCCCCAGAGGATCATCTTCTCTGTAGATGGCACCCCAATTAGAGAGTTCAAGAACTTGGAATCAATGGGTGTTCCATATCCAAAGAATCAGCCAATGAGAATTTACTCTAGTCTATGGAATGCTGATGATTGGGCAACAAGAGGTGGTCTAGTGAAGACAGATTGGAGTAAAGCTCCATTCACTGCTTCCTATAGAAACTTCAATGCAAATGCATGTGCTTGGTCTAATGGGGTATCTTCCTGTGGGACTTCAAACTCCATGACAAATTCATGGCTGTCAGAAGAGCTTGATTCAACAAGTCAAGAGAGGCTGCAATGGGTGAGGAAAAACTACATGATATACAACTATTGCACAGATGCCAACAGATTTCCCCAAGGCTTCCCTCCTGAATGCAACTTATCTTAG